In Candidatus Binatia bacterium, a single window of DNA contains:
- a CDS encoding acyl-CoA dehydrogenase family protein has product MHYETSDDVRMLTETLRRFLREELIPLQRREKLEPDVAPPDELRQHVRTRSKELGLYAADLPAEVGGGGLPFSTRCRLEMEAHSHDTVFFDDVLGGPGGPTSVLLACTPAQRERYLLPLVRGETSTCFALTEPGAGSDAGALQMRAQKTARGYRLNGTKSIITNAVQADFAMVFAVTDPNLGARGGITCFLVDRDTPGYGPVRPHTCMGFHGFQGELVLQDCEVRTENILGQEGLGLLLALDWINTNRIKLGAAAVGITRRLLGASTTYARERRQFGAPIGDNQLIQAKLADMATELYAAESMVFRAAWMRDQGIEVRTEAAMTKLFCSELVNRAAYEAIQIHGGAGCLREGGIERVYRQSRVLTIVEGTSEIQRVSIARSLLKGRWGAAAA; this is encoded by the coding sequence ATGCATTACGAGACGAGTGACGACGTGCGCATGCTCACCGAGACGCTGCGGCGCTTCCTGCGCGAGGAGTTGATCCCCCTGCAGCGGCGCGAGAAGCTCGAACCCGACGTGGCCCCGCCGGACGAGCTGCGCCAACACGTACGGACGCGGTCCAAGGAACTCGGCCTTTACGCTGCCGATTTGCCCGCGGAGGTGGGTGGCGGCGGCCTGCCCTTCTCCACCCGGTGCAGGCTGGAAATGGAAGCCCATTCGCACGACACCGTGTTCTTCGACGATGTCCTCGGTGGTCCCGGCGGGCCGACCTCGGTGCTGCTCGCGTGCACCCCGGCGCAGCGCGAGAGGTACCTGTTGCCTCTGGTCCGCGGCGAGACCTCGACCTGCTTCGCGCTCACCGAGCCGGGGGCCGGCTCGGATGCCGGCGCCCTGCAGATGCGCGCCCAGAAGACCGCCCGCGGCTATCGCCTGAACGGCACCAAGAGCATTATCACCAATGCCGTCCAGGCCGACTTTGCCATGGTCTTTGCCGTTACCGACCCCAACCTCGGAGCGCGCGGCGGCATCACCTGCTTTCTCGTCGACCGCGACACGCCCGGGTACGGACCGGTTCGACCGCACACGTGCATGGGCTTTCACGGGTTTCAAGGCGAGCTGGTTCTGCAGGACTGCGAGGTCCGGACCGAAAACATCCTCGGTCAGGAAGGTCTCGGCCTGCTGCTGGCGCTCGACTGGATCAACACCAACCGCATCAAACTCGGAGCGGCGGCGGTCGGCATTACTCGCCGGCTGCTCGGCGCGAGCACGACTTACGCGCGCGAACGCCGCCAGTTCGGCGCGCCGATCGGCGACAACCAACTCATCCAGGCCAAACTTGCCGACATGGCAACCGAACTCTACGCCGCCGAGTCGATGGTCTTCCGTGCGGCGTGGATGCGCGACCAGGGCATCGAGGTACGCACGGAGGCGGCGATGACCAAGTTGTTCTGCAGCGAGCTGGTCAATCGCGCCGCCTACGAAGCGATTCAGATCCACGGTGGCGCCGGCTGTCTGCGCGAGGGCGGCATCGAACGGGTGTACCGCCAGAGCCGTGTGCTGACCATCGTCGAAGGAACCTCCGAGATCCAGCGTGTCAGCATCGCCCGCAGCCTGCTCAAGGGCCGGTGGGGTGCGGCCGCCGCGTGA